From one Flavobacterium kingsejongi genomic stretch:
- a CDS encoding helix-turn-helix domain-containing protein: MIRQVYQNIQEKRLEKNFTQEYMADQLSISQTHYSKIERGIKNITLERFIKIGEILEVDPKDLFDPLSFD, from the coding sequence ATGATTCGTCAGGTATATCAAAATATTCAGGAGAAACGCCTTGAAAAAAACTTTACTCAAGAATACATGGCAGATCAATTATCCATCTCACAGACGCACTATAGTAAAATTGAAAGAGGCATAAAAAATATTACATTAGAGCGCTTTATTAAAATTGGAGAAATTTTAGAGGTGGACCCTAAAGACCTCTTTGACCCTCTCTCCTTTGATTGA
- a CDS encoding DUF4421 family protein: protein MTRSVYLSIVFLCFILTGQVSKAQEVDSTYIGFYDQKLSATLYIERNYLTLTSDEGEKSTSYRPNTPTKIGAGFSINNTAFNFAYGYGLNFLLDKDMGKTKSFDFQLHHYGRKFIFDVFIQRYRGFYVEGENQQITLYPDLKARQYGLHGQYVFNGKKFSHKAAFNQNERQKHSAGSFTLGGGMYMNRIESGENVLRSEKVELDNFQFGISGGYAYTWAIGQHWFLSGSGTIGANFSHERTDEGRKWQAYPTSFFRFAFGYNHEKWALALNYHNNSVYPSLGKDSAIELSSGTLMLAFTKRFDTMPFFSPKQK, encoded by the coding sequence ATGACCCGCTCCGTTTATTTATCGATTGTATTTTTATGTTTCATCCTTACAGGGCAAGTTTCTAAAGCGCAGGAGGTAGACAGTACCTATATTGGTTTTTATGATCAAAAGCTCTCGGCAACGTTATACATAGAACGCAATTATCTCACATTGACCAGTGATGAAGGGGAGAAAAGTACAAGCTACAGACCCAATACTCCGACAAAAATCGGTGCAGGATTTTCCATTAACAACACCGCATTTAATTTTGCTTATGGCTATGGGCTTAATTTTTTATTGGATAAGGATATGGGGAAAACAAAATCATTTGACTTCCAACTCCATCATTACGGGCGGAAATTTATTTTTGATGTATTTATCCAACGCTACAGAGGATTTTATGTGGAAGGTGAAAACCAACAAATTACCTTATACCCTGATCTTAAAGCACGGCAATATGGGCTCCATGGACAATATGTCTTTAACGGGAAGAAATTCTCACATAAAGCGGCCTTTAATCAGAATGAAAGGCAAAAGCATTCTGCCGGAAGTTTTACGCTTGGTGGCGGGATGTATATGAATCGAATCGAATCGGGAGAAAATGTCCTGCGTTCCGAAAAAGTAGAACTGGATAATTTCCAGTTTGGAATAAGCGGTGGCTATGCCTACACCTGGGCCATAGGACAACATTGGTTTTTATCGGGATCAGGTACGATAGGTGCCAATTTTTCCCATGAACGCACCGATGAAGGACGCAAGTGGCAGGCTTATCCCACATCTTTTTTTCGGTTTGCCTTTGGCTACAATCATGAGAAATGGGCTTTAGCACTTAATTATCATAATAATTCCGTTTATCCTTCTTTGGGTAAAGATTCTGCGATAGAATTGTCTTCGGGTACCCTAATGCTTGCCTTTACAAAACGATTCGATACCATGCCGTTTTTTAGTCCCAAACAAAAATAG
- a CDS encoding MepB family protein yields MNTPGIPALLAEIYERIFRPMGFGMEDLESHTESLAYDACSFTVHKVPVVFRKAKITPTKIGQFVTLWKRSTAGPIAPYAITDAAALFIIATKTEHRLGIFLFPKAVLARQGVVTTGTKEGKRALRVYPPWDSVTSKQAQKTQQWQLDYFVEIPAVNTIDLERIQELFQDLM; encoded by the coding sequence ATGAATACTCCCGGTATACCAGCACTTCTTGCCGAAATCTATGAACGTATATTCCGCCCAATGGGTTTTGGAATGGAGGACCTGGAAAGCCATACAGAAAGCTTAGCATACGACGCCTGCTCCTTTACAGTACATAAGGTTCCGGTGGTCTTTCGAAAAGCTAAAATTACGCCTACCAAAATCGGGCAGTTCGTTACCTTATGGAAAAGAAGCACCGCAGGCCCTATTGCACCATATGCTATTACTGATGCAGCAGCACTGTTTATCATTGCCACAAAAACGGAACATCGCCTGGGCATATTCCTGTTTCCAAAAGCTGTGCTTGCCCGGCAGGGAGTTGTCACCACTGGTACCAAGGAAGGAAAACGTGCCCTGCGGGTATATCCACCGTGGGATAGTGTAACAAGCAAACAAGCTCAAAAAACACAACAATGGCAGCTGGATTATTTTGTAGAAATCCCAGCAGTCAACACAATTGACCTCGAAAGAATACAGGAGTTATTCCAGGATTTAATGTAG
- a CDS encoding chemotaxis protein CheB yields the protein MEKDGLISGCKVLIIGGSAGSLKVLMELLPRLTAFPTFTIVIVLHRKNAEDTTLEELFALKTSFPVNEVEDKTPLEKGAIYVAPSGYHLLFEREELLSLDASEKINYSRPSIDVSFESAAEVYGKGLTAVLLSGANADGTEGLRAIEKTGGTIIIQDPLTAEMPFMPQNALLHTTPDYVVGISELCDLINHINSY from the coding sequence ATGGAAAAAGATGGCCTAATTTCCGGATGTAAAGTTTTGATAATCGGTGGTTCGGCAGGAAGTCTTAAAGTCCTGATGGAACTGCTGCCACGACTCACGGCTTTTCCTACTTTTACAATTGTTATTGTATTGCATCGTAAAAATGCAGAAGATACTACACTGGAAGAGCTTTTCGCCCTCAAAACCAGTTTTCCGGTGAATGAAGTGGAGGACAAAACACCCCTGGAAAAAGGAGCTATATATGTCGCCCCTTCAGGATACCATCTGTTGTTCGAAAGAGAAGAGCTGCTTTCTCTCGATGCTTCCGAAAAAATCAATTACAGCCGCCCCAGCATCGATGTCTCCTTCGAATCTGCTGCAGAGGTGTACGGCAAAGGACTTACTGCCGTTTTGCTGTCTGGTGCCAATGCTGATGGTACCGAAGGATTACGTGCAATCGAAAAAACCGGCGGTACGATTATCATACAAGATCCCTTAACAGCAGAAATGCCCTTTATGCCACAGAATGCGCTACTCCATACCACTCCCGATTATGTAGTGGGGATATCGGAATTATGCGATCTCATCAACCACATTAATTCGTATTAA